The Clarias gariepinus isolate MV-2021 ecotype Netherlands chromosome 4, CGAR_prim_01v2, whole genome shotgun sequence genome window below encodes:
- the pitpnc1b gene encoding cytoplasmic phosphatidylinositol transfer protein 1b: protein MLMKEYRICMPLTVEEYRIGQLYMISKHSHEHSEGGDGVEVVRNEPDTHPKYGLGQVTEKRIYLNSKLPSWMKKFVPMIFYVTEKAWNFYPYTITEYTCSFLPKLSVKIETHFENNNGSNDNVFEDKPTPKDSVSFLDILSDPIPDKYYKKYEDLSNWVSTKTGRGPLVDGWRNNTEPIMCSYKRVQCSFEVYGFQGRTEEFIHRNIRDILLVGHRQAVAWIDEWHGLSLEEVREFEKQLQQETNEKMKTDMSGSGSVVPERPSLSRSVSVTDAASLMKMGVNTVDITDSSSSSHSPGFRGPKRLNSSSH, encoded by the exons TACAGAATTGGCCAGCTGTACATGATCAGTAAGCACAGCCACGAGCACAGCGAGGGAGGAGATGGTGTTGAGGTCGTCCGGAATGAGCCTGATACACACCCTAAATACGGACTTGGTCAAGTCACCGAGAAGCGTATTTACCTCAACAG TAAATTGCCCTCCTGGATGAAGAAGTTTGTCCCTATGATCTTTTATGTCACAGAAAAGGCCTGGAACTTTTACCCATACACTATCACAG AATACACA TGCTCCTTCCTTCCCAAGCTGAGCGTCAAAATCGAGACACACTTCGAGAACAACAATGGCAGCAATGATAAT GTGTTTGAAGACAAACCCACCCCGAAAGACAGCGTCTCCTTCTTGGATATACTGAGCGACCCGATTCCTGACAAGTATTACAAGAAATACGAG GACTTGAGCAACTGGGTGTCAACTAAGACAGGGCGCGGCCCCCTGGTGGACGGCTGGAGAAATAACACAGAGCCCATCATGTGCTCCTACAAGCGAGTGCAGTGCAGTTTCGAGGTCTATGGGTTCCAGGGCCGGACAGAAGAGTTCATTCACAGG AATATCCGTGACATCCTCTTGGTAGGACACAGACAGGCAGTGGCATGGATAGATGAGTGGCATG GGTTGAGCCTGGAGGAGGTGAGGGAGTTTGAGAAGCAGCTGCAGCAGGAGACGAACGAGAAGATGAAGACCGACATGAGTGGCTCAG GCTCAGTCGTTCCTGAGCGTCCCTCCTTATCCCGCTCTGTCTCGGTCACGGATGCGGCATCACTGATGAAGATGGGGGTGAACACTGTGGATATTACAgactcttcatcatcatcacattcCCCTGGATTCAGGGGGCCTAAGAGATTAAATTCATCATCACACTAA